From the genome of Oncorhynchus tshawytscha isolate Ot180627B linkage group LG31, Otsh_v2.0, whole genome shotgun sequence, one region includes:
- the LOC112229453 gene encoding lens fiber membrane intrinsic protein-like codes for MYSFMGGGLFCAMVGNILLVVSTATDYWMQYRLSGSFAHQGLWRYCMSGKCYMQTDSIAYWNATRAFMILSGMSCFAGIIAGILSFAHFSAFERFNRSFAAGIMFFVSTLFVLLAMAIYTGVTVNFLGKRFGDWRFSWSYILGWVALLMTFFAGIFYMCAYRMHECRRGGGPTR; via the exons ATGTACAGCTTCATGGGAGGGGGCCTGTTCTGTGCCATGGTGGGGAACATCCTGCTGGTGGTCTCCACAGCAACAGACTACTGGATGCAGTACCGTCTGTCGGGCAGCTTCGCCCACCAGGGCCTGTGGAGGTACTGCATGTCGGGAAAGTGTTACATGCAGACGGACAGCATCG CATATTGGAATGCCACCCGGGCCTTTATGATCCTGTCAGGGATGTCGTGCTTTGCGGGCATCATCGCAGGCATCCTCTCCTTCGCCCACTTCTCCGCCTTCGAGAGGTTCAACCGTTCCTTTGCTGCAGGGATCATGTTTTTCGTCTCCA CCTTATTTGTTCTTCTGGCAATGGCCATCTACACGGGTGTGACAGTGAACTTTCTGGGCAAGCGTTTCGGTGACTGGCGTTTCTCTTGGTCCTACATATTGGGCTGGGTGGCACTGCTCATGACCTTCTTTGCAG GGATATTTTACATGTGTGCCTACAGAATGCATGAATGTAGGAGAGGAGGCGGCCCTACAcgctag
- the LOC112229452 gene encoding ubiquilin-4, whose amino-acid sequence MEDNGGEDPVNNNNDTTVSSDGSIIKVTVKTPKDKEEIAISEDASVTQFKEEISRRFKAKQDQLVLIFAGKILKDGDSLNQHGIKDGLTVHLVIKTAHKAGDGASSSTSCTSQVGSSSGSSSGPSSAAHSSTVGSTGGPASAPPQTPNILTGFGDLSSLSSMGMGSANFMELQQQMQSQLMSNPEMLSQIMENPLVQNMMSNPDLMRQMIVANPQMQQLMERNPEISHMLNNPELMRQTMELARNPAMMQEMMRNQDRALSNLESIPGGYNALRRMYTDIQEPMFSAARDQFGNNPFSALGGNSDGGVQPSRTENREPLPNPWGPPSSTNPSEGGGGTGTTGSSTTGSTNPSVSNPLGVNSASLGNGMFSSPGMQSLMQQISENPQLMQNMLSAPYMRSMMQSLAQNPDMASQVLMNNPLFAGNPQLQEQFRSQLPVFLQQMQNPEALSVMTNPRAMQALLQIQQGLQTLQTEAPGLMPSLAPGGLPGGLPGGLVGGLPGGIPTTPLSVGGGVAPENPASSASAGTNPAQQLMMQQMLQMFAGGNASSQTPEVQFQQQLEQLGAMGFINREANLQALIATGGDVNAAIERLLGSQPS is encoded by the exons ATGGAGGACAACGGCGGTGAAGATCCTGTTAATAACAACAATGATACAACGGTATCTTCGGATGGATCTATTATTAAGGTTACAGTCAAAACCCCGAAAGATAAGGAAGAAATCGCCATATCGGAAGATGCCTCGGTCACTCAG TTTAAGGAGGAGATCTCGCGGAGGTTCAAAGCCAAGCAGGATCAGTTGGTTCTGATCTTTGCAGGGAAGATCCTGAAGGACGGGGACTCGCTCAACCAACACGGCATCAAGGACGGCCTGACAGTCCACCTGGTCATAAAGACGGCACACAA GGCAGGAGATGGTGCTAGTTCCTCCACCTCCTGCACCTCCCAGGTAGGCAGCAGTAGTGGCAGCTCCTCGGGCCCCAGTTCTGCAGCCCACTCCTCCACAGTAGGGTCCACTGGAGGCCCTGCCTCGGCACCCCCACAGACCCCCAACATACTGA ccgGGTTTGGTGACCTGTCCAGCCTGAGCAGTATGGGCATGGGCTCAGCTAACTTCATGGAGCTGCAGCAGCAGATGCAGAGCCAGCTGATGTCCAACCCAGAGATGCTGTCTCAGATCATGGAGAACCCCCTGGTGCAGAACATGATGTCCAACCCAGACCTGATGAGGCAGATGATCGTGGCCAACCCTCAGATGCAGCAGCTGATGGAGCGTAACCCCGAGATCTCCCACATGCTCAACAACCCCGAGCTTATGAGACAG ACCATGGAGCTGGCCAGGAACCCTGCTATGATGCAGGAGATGATGCGTAACCAGGATCGGGCGCTTAGCAACCTGGAGAGCATCCCAGGGGGCTACAACGCCCTGCGAAGGATGTACACAGACATCCAGGAACCCATGTTCAGCGCCGCACGAGATCAG tTTGGAAACAACCCTTTCTCAGCCCTGGGGGGTAACTCTGATGGGGGGGTGCAGCCATCGAGGACAGAGAACCGGGAACCACTGCCCAACCCATGGGGCCCCCCCAGCTCCACCAACCCCTCTGAGGGTGGAGGGGGCACGGGCACCACAGGCTCCTCTACCACTGGCAGCACCAACCCCAGTGTCTCCAACCCTCTGGGTGTCAACTCTGCCAGTCTGGGAAATG gtaTGTTCAGCAGTCCAGGCATGCAGAGTCTGATGCAGCAGATTTCAGAGAACCCCCAGCTGATGCAGAACATGCTGTCTGCTCCCTACATGCGCAGTATGATGCAGTCTCTGGCCCAGAACCCAGACATGGCCTCCCAG GTGTTGATGAATAATCCCCTTTTTGCTGGAAACCCCCAACTGCAGGAACAGTTCAGGAGCCAGCTGCCTGTCTTCCTGCAgcag ATGCAGAACCCAGAGGCGCTCTCTGTCATGACCAACCCCCGAGCCATGCAGGCTCTCCTCCAGATACAACAGGGTCTACAGACGCTGCAGACAGAAGCACCAGGACTcatgcccag TTTGGCACCGGGTGGGCTGCCAGGTGGTCTACCAGGGGGGCTAGTAGGTGGATTACCAGGTGGAATACCCACAACCCCCCTGTCTGTAGGAGGGGGTGTGGCTCCAGAGAACCCCGCCTCTTCAGCGAGCGCCGGAACAAACCCCGCCCAGCAGCTGATGATGCAGCAGATGCTCCAAATGTTCGCAGGAGGGAATGCCTCG AGTCAGACCCCGGAGGTGCAGTTCCAGCAGCAGCTGGAGCAGCTGGGTGCTATGGGCTTCATCAACCGAGAGGCCAACCTGCAGGCCCTCATCGCTACAGGAGGAGATGTCAACGCTGCCATCGAGAGACTGCTGGGCTCTCAGCCCTCATAA